In Terriglobia bacterium, a genomic segment contains:
- a CDS encoding ABC transporter permease, giving the protein MTWLRGLFQRPRVEREIDDELAFHVEMETQANIARGMVPADARRVALGAFGGVAQAKELVREVRALRIESLCQDVRHAVRTLAAHRSFTLAAVGMLALGIGITTAMFTIVDSLVLRPVPFRDPGQLAHLWMGSDHGGVTLVSPAVVRAWRSSPAFVAVESAVSDTGLLEADNDVVTRGVATVTPGVFKMLGGVTPLRGRLFDPTEGSPGQSDRVLVSETAWRSLFGSDEALVGRPIRLDGERLTVIGILPANFRFPSASTVLWRPTDLGSGRGEPRRASRWNKTAKAYVRFAPGVPREDALRLATEAARAADSSTAGLRPWVYQLVDHLDKYSNRAIPLLAGGVVLVFLVLCANACSLLLARLTARRREFSLRAALGASRARLMRQALVESGVLGVLGMAVGAVIAWALVSVAQALLPAALLQLTLNPPSLDERALGATCIAGFVATLAAGLLPAWLGTKADAGDSLRVVDRSGTEARGARALTRGLLVGEVALACTLLVGATLLTRSFVNLATADRGFDTSGVTTLWLNLGETADGREALAQTLKEEFLHMPGVQQAAWSYGIPPEGGIISSGDWISDRPGAAPVNMTVARYIVSPEFFSLYGIPIIRGRTFITSDAPTNVIVSERLGQALWPGADPLGHTLRIEKVALQVVGIAKEINYPTLDSRDDGPELYQPYKKIGNTAMVSLRCGPSCPQAATIRRRLASTHPTVKVQDAGPLERAYSAQLVRPRAAAALAVTFAAVAVLAAAGGLFSVLSYAVSRRRREFGIRAALGASPNQIRRVVLRDGLLVATTGLAIGSLLAAALARGLASLQYGVTPYDPLSWAIVLGLIALTVLGACWRPARAAARLDPQLLLREE; this is encoded by the coding sequence ATGACATGGTTGCGTGGGCTGTTCCAGCGCCCGAGGGTCGAGAGGGAGATCGACGATGAGCTGGCATTTCATGTGGAAATGGAGACGCAGGCGAACATCGCTCGCGGGATGGTGCCAGCGGATGCGCGTCGGGTGGCACTTGGCGCTTTTGGCGGAGTCGCTCAGGCGAAGGAGTTGGTTCGCGAGGTCCGGGCGCTACGGATCGAATCGCTCTGCCAGGACGTGCGTCACGCCGTGCGCACGCTCGCGGCGCACCGGAGCTTCACGCTCGCGGCGGTCGGCATGCTGGCACTTGGGATAGGCATCACCACGGCGATGTTTACTATTGTGGATTCCCTAGTTCTCCGCCCGGTCCCATTTCGTGATCCCGGGCAGCTCGCGCATCTCTGGATGGGCAGCGACCACGGAGGAGTCACCCTCGTCTCCCCAGCAGTCGTGCGCGCGTGGCGCAGCAGCCCGGCGTTTGTGGCGGTGGAATCGGCGGTCTCGGACACGGGGTTGCTCGAGGCGGACAACGACGTTGTCACACGTGGTGTCGCGACGGTTACACCGGGCGTGTTCAAGATGCTCGGCGGCGTGACGCCCTTGCGCGGCCGCTTGTTCGACCCTACTGAGGGAAGCCCAGGTCAGTCCGACCGAGTGCTCGTTTCGGAGACCGCGTGGCGGTCGCTCTTTGGCTCCGACGAGGCACTTGTCGGCCGTCCGATCAGGCTCGATGGCGAGAGATTGACGGTCATCGGGATCCTGCCCGCTAACTTCAGGTTCCCATCAGCAAGCACGGTGCTCTGGCGCCCGACCGACCTGGGCAGCGGCCGCGGAGAACCTCGTCGTGCGAGCAGATGGAACAAAACAGCGAAGGCTTACGTCCGCTTCGCGCCCGGCGTTCCGCGCGAGGACGCGCTACGGCTCGCCACCGAAGCAGCGCGTGCCGCCGATTCGAGCACCGCCGGCCTGCGTCCATGGGTGTATCAGCTAGTGGATCATCTTGACAAATACTCGAATCGCGCGATCCCGCTGCTTGCCGGCGGAGTTGTGCTGGTCTTCCTCGTTCTGTGCGCGAACGCGTGCAGTCTGCTGCTCGCGCGGCTGACCGCCCGCCGACGTGAGTTCAGCCTGCGCGCGGCACTCGGCGCCTCACGCGCGCGCTTGATGCGACAGGCGCTCGTTGAGAGCGGTGTGCTGGGTGTGCTCGGCATGGCCGTCGGTGCAGTGATCGCCTGGGCGCTCGTTTCGGTCGCGCAGGCGCTCTTGCCTGCGGCGCTGCTGCAGCTTACGCTGAATCCGCCGAGCCTGGACGAACGCGCGCTTGGTGCAACATGCATCGCAGGATTTGTTGCAACCCTCGCTGCCGGTCTCTTGCCGGCGTGGCTCGGCACGAAGGCAGATGCGGGCGACTCGTTGCGCGTCGTGGACCGCAGTGGAACGGAGGCTCGCGGCGCGCGAGCCCTGACGCGAGGCCTGCTCGTCGGTGAAGTCGCGCTGGCGTGCACCTTGCTTGTGGGCGCCACGCTGCTGACGCGCTCGTTCGTAAACCTCGCTACAGCAGATCGCGGCTTCGACACGTCGGGTGTCACAACGCTCTGGCTGAACCTTGGAGAGACTGCCGACGGCCGCGAGGCGCTTGCGCAGACGCTCAAGGAGGAGTTCCTGCACATGCCCGGCGTGCAACAGGCAGCCTGGTCCTATGGCATTCCGCCCGAAGGTGGCATTATTTCTTCGGGTGACTGGATCTCCGACCGGCCCGGCGCTGCTCCCGTCAACATGACGGTTGCGCGCTATATCGTCAGCCCTGAGTTCTTCTCGCTGTATGGGATTCCGATCATCAGAGGACGTACGTTCATCACCAGCGATGCACCCACCAACGTGATTGTCTCGGAGCGGCTGGGGCAGGCCTTGTGGCCGGGCGCCGATCCTCTCGGCCATACGTTACGCATCGAAAAGGTGGCGTTGCAGGTCGTTGGGATCGCCAAAGAGATTAACTACCCGACGCTCGATTCCCGCGACGACGGCCCCGAGCTGTACCAGCCCTACAAGAAAATCGGCAACACCGCGATGGTCAGCCTGCGTTGTGGACCCAGCTGCCCTCAGGCGGCCACTATTCGTCGCCGCCTCGCGTCGACGCACCCCACAGTCAAGGTGCAGGATGCCGGCCCCCTCGAGCGCGCCTACTCAGCGCAGCTTGTCCGACCACGCGCGGCCGCGGCTCTGGCGGTGACGTTCGCCGCGGTCGCGGTTCTCGCGGCCGCGGGCGGCCTGTTCAGCGTCTTGTCCTATGCCGTCAGCCGGAGGCGTCGCGAGTTCGGCATCCGTGCGGCGCTCGGCGCGTCGCCCAACCAGATCCGGCGCGTGGTGCTGCGCGACGGCCTTCTGGTCGCGACGACCGGCTTGGCGATCGGATCACTGTTGGCCGCTGCGCTGGCGCGTGGGCTCGCGTCTCTGCAATATGGCGTCACCCCGTACGATCCCTTGAGCTGGGCGATCGTGCTCGGGCTTATTGCCCTCACGGTTCTGGGTGCATGCTGGCGCCCCGCTCGAGCCGCTGCTCGGCTAGATCCGCAATTGCTGCTGCGAGAGGAATGA
- a CDS encoding PadR family transcriptional regulator — MAKSKMDLLQGTLDLLILKTLELEPMHGWGITQRIEQQSHGEFRIGPGSLYPSLHRLEVQGWISSEMGTSENNRRARFYRLTAAGRRQLRTESENWGRMSLAMARILQPSD, encoded by the coding sequence ATGGCTAAATCCAAAATGGACCTGCTTCAGGGGACGCTCGATCTGCTGATCCTGAAGACCCTCGAGCTTGAGCCGATGCACGGCTGGGGAATCACCCAGCGCATCGAACAGCAATCGCACGGCGAGTTTCGCATCGGGCCCGGATCCCTTTATCCGTCCCTGCATCGGCTGGAAGTGCAGGGCTGGATTTCCTCCGAAATGGGCACATCCGAAAACAACCGGCGCGCCCGCTTCTACAGATTGACGGCCGCCGGCCGGCGACAGCTTCGAACCGAATCCGAGAACTGGGGACGCATGTCCCTGGCAATGGCGCGAATCCTTCAGCCGTCGGACTGA
- a CDS encoding ABC transporter permease, translating to MDDELRFHLEMQIERNVDRGMSPGEARHEAMVHFGGIQQVKEECRDARMVRWLDEIRQDLRYACRSLHRKPGFTITVALTLSLGIGANTAIFSTVNSILLRPLPYRDAGRLVTLLQQTERFREPISFTSPADIDDLMSRSAVFEDAATVYRTSYRVIQRESPENVEGADVSPNLFALLGITPARGRLFLPEDDEPRSDPVAVLSHSYWLNEMGGDPEIIGRKLNLDGKSRTVIGVLPADFRGMFAPNDWKTMIWTPDGLRIAKPSGRNMRQHVAVAHLRPGVSFRQAQTEIDAISGQLASEYPETNAHLSFAVQSLHERIYGDTRAPLLILMAAVGLVLLIASANVANLLLARSLEREKEIAIRASLGAGRWRVMRQLLTESIVLSISGGAIGALLAIWAVSVMRPVITGVLLANEIHVDLHALGFTLALSCLTGISFGLLPAWQAARLNLTGTLKDIGRRTHAGRKSRWLRQGLVASQIALSIVLLLGAGLLLNSLIRLLRVDPGFKTDNLLCMFVRLPRSNSGASSAAGDTLSQVLERVRSIPGVQEVALTSSLPLGDSPTVTSISTEDRPSSLPGGGLKASAAIVSPQYVRLLGLSLRSGRFLSEHDTQDAPQAVVINERLAKTLWPNEGVLGRRIVLGQGERKNTVEVVGVVSDARHDLTLKPMPQFYQSYLQSQVGGIYLVARANPSVPNLAKTLRETVQTYDRRLVVGTVRTMEQATDRYFVRPRFYASLFGILAAVALLIALVGTYGVMSYTVAQRTHEIGVRMALGAQVSDILRLVIGRGMLTTSIGLAIGLGAGLALTRLLKQLVALYGVTASDPATFAGIAGLFVVMALPACYLPARRAIKIEPVIAVKYE from the coding sequence ATGGATGATGAACTGCGCTTCCACCTCGAGATGCAAATTGAAAGGAACGTCGATCGTGGAATGAGTCCCGGGGAAGCGCGCCATGAGGCTATGGTTCATTTCGGAGGGATCCAGCAGGTCAAAGAAGAATGCCGCGATGCTCGCATGGTCCGATGGCTCGATGAGATAAGGCAGGATCTGCGGTATGCCTGCCGATCGCTCCACCGCAAGCCGGGCTTTACGATCACAGTAGCGCTGACATTGTCCCTTGGCATCGGGGCCAACACGGCCATTTTCAGTACAGTCAACTCCATCTTGCTGCGCCCGCTCCCCTATCGGGATGCCGGGCGTTTGGTGACGCTGTTGCAGCAGACGGAGCGCTTTCGTGAGCCAATCTCATTTACGTCTCCGGCCGACATTGACGACCTTATGAGCCGCAGCGCCGTTTTTGAGGACGCAGCCACGGTATATCGTACGAGTTATCGTGTCATCCAGCGGGAGAGCCCCGAAAATGTGGAGGGGGCGGACGTATCGCCGAACCTCTTTGCACTTCTTGGCATCACGCCCGCACGAGGTCGTCTTTTCCTGCCGGAAGACGACGAGCCCCGGAGTGATCCTGTGGCGGTTTTGAGCCACAGCTACTGGCTCAACGAGATGGGAGGAGATCCGGAGATAATCGGCAGGAAACTGAACCTCGACGGCAAATCGCGCACCGTAATCGGCGTCTTGCCTGCAGACTTCAGAGGGATGTTCGCCCCGAATGACTGGAAGACCATGATCTGGACTCCGGACGGCCTGCGCATAGCCAAGCCGTCTGGCCGCAATATGCGGCAACACGTAGCCGTTGCTCACCTCAGACCAGGAGTGAGTTTCAGGCAGGCGCAAACGGAAATTGATGCGATCTCCGGGCAGTTGGCGAGCGAATATCCCGAGACCAACGCCCATTTGAGCTTTGCCGTTCAATCCCTGCACGAAAGGATATACGGCGACACGCGCGCACCATTGCTGATTCTAATGGCGGCTGTCGGTTTGGTGCTGCTGATCGCCAGTGCCAATGTCGCCAACCTTCTCCTGGCTCGTAGTCTGGAGCGTGAAAAGGAGATTGCGATTCGGGCCTCGCTTGGCGCCGGACGCTGGCGCGTGATGAGGCAATTGCTGACGGAAAGCATTGTTCTTTCGATCTCAGGCGGAGCAATTGGCGCTCTCCTGGCGATTTGGGCTGTGAGTGTCATGCGTCCGGTGATTACCGGCGTGCTCCTCGCGAATGAGATTCACGTGGACCTTCACGCCCTTGGATTTACGCTGGCGTTATCCTGCCTGACCGGCATTTCATTCGGCTTGCTGCCGGCCTGGCAGGCGGCCCGGCTCAATCTGACCGGTACACTCAAGGACATTGGCAGGCGTACCCACGCTGGGCGCAAAAGCCGATGGTTGCGACAGGGGCTCGTGGCGTCACAAATTGCGCTCTCGATTGTGTTGCTCCTGGGCGCCGGCCTGCTTCTGAACAGCCTGATTCGACTTTTGCGTGTGGATCCCGGCTTCAAGACTGACAACCTGCTGTGCATGTTTGTTCGTTTGCCGCGCTCAAATTCGGGAGCATCGAGCGCCGCAGGGGATACGCTCAGTCAAGTCTTGGAACGGGTAAGGAGCATACCTGGAGTTCAGGAAGTCGCGCTGACGTCTTCACTGCCATTGGGCGATTCCCCCACGGTCACGAGCATCAGCACCGAAGACCGCCCGTCTTCTCTACCAGGGGGAGGCCTCAAGGCCAGTGCTGCGATTGTCAGCCCGCAATATGTTCGTTTGCTGGGATTGAGTTTGCGGAGCGGGCGATTCCTGTCGGAACACGACACTCAAGACGCCCCACAGGCCGTGGTCATCAATGAGAGGCTGGCAAAGACACTTTGGCCCAACGAGGGAGTGCTCGGCCGCAGAATCGTTCTGGGGCAAGGGGAAAGGAAAAATACTGTCGAGGTGGTAGGCGTAGTCAGCGATGCGCGGCATGACCTCACGCTCAAACCCATGCCGCAGTTCTATCAGTCCTATCTGCAGTCACAGGTCGGAGGCATATACCTCGTTGCGCGTGCAAATCCCTCGGTGCCAAACCTCGCCAAGACATTACGTGAGACCGTTCAAACCTATGACCGCCGCCTCGTCGTTGGAACGGTGCGCACGATGGAGCAGGCTACCGACAGGTATTTTGTGCGCCCACGTTTCTATGCATCGCTCTTCGGCATCCTGGCGGCGGTTGCGCTACTGATAGCGCTGGTGGGCACCTACGGCGTCATGTCGTACACCGTAGCGCAGCGCACCCACGAGATCGGCGTTCGGATGGCATTGGGCGCGCAAGTCAGCGACATCCTCCGGCTGGTTATTGGACGCGGCATGCTGACCACATCGATCGGCCTTGCCATTGGATTGGGCGCTGGCCTGGCCTTGACTCGCTTGCTGAAACAATTGGTCGCCCTCTATGGCGTAACCGCGTCTGATCCGGCGACCTTTGCCGGAATCGCTGGATTATTTGTCGTGATGGCCCTCCCGGCATGTTACCTGCCGGCGCGGCGAGCCATAAAGATTGAGCCTGTGATCGCGGTCAAATATGAGTAA
- a CDS encoding ADOP family duplicated permease translates to MRELLRRVYYLIRRHKFDHELEAEMKAHRDSMAYEERANFGNILRLREDAREAWGWMWIDRLGQDLSYGVRMLRKFPGFTLSAVCVLALGMGVNIGAFHLLNAVYLKPLPVRDPDTIYRLVRYSPRAMSTAIPYPDFEFYRQHSGVFSALMARVDQEMTFGQEGTERVRAQFVSANYFHELGARAVRGLLFDPYIDDNRGADPRVVLSYTFWTRRFSSDPAVIGTTITINNQKVVVAGVLPEDFVGLSPALPADGWLPIVQHPRFVSDSRLLDDSKSSAILMYGRLKPDTTPVAAEQALNSLASLRGAQDTTKVWAGEWLKAVPGARANIPERAIPMIAMATFLVLLVLLVACGNLGTLLIARGLCRQREIAIRMAIGADRKRIVRQMLTESLLLASLGAAAGSLLGYAGARVFTVVSGSQPIRLSLDWRVILFTASLALLSLLIFGLTPALGISCSAVRASRARVGLLGVQIAGSCILVILASLLAKSAARITFQDPGIDYTRLMIVNPHFRTHSYSAARAQAYIEDMKIRLRGIPGVVAVSAAIAVPFGQTRTTVRLPENGSVVHIVEADPDYFRTMGIRILRGRGFEAGDRNVVIVSEAMARAVWPGQDALGRIYAGKQTVVGIAESTRAWRLLGEEGVELYQPLTEGEANAATLVVRYDGENDRLPALLNAAANSVDAKVVLELSTMTAAFQKVTQATVVIALALSALGTLALVLAAVGVFGLAMYTVSQRSREIGIRRVLGADSGQILRIALASMTWPILAGGTAGLVAAIALSGALRALLFGMSNLDPISYAAGFGILFFVALLAAVVPARRALRVDPAEVLRYE, encoded by the coding sequence ATGCGCGAACTTCTCCGCCGAGTATATTACTTGATCCGCCGCCACAAGTTTGACCATGAACTCGAGGCTGAGATGAAAGCGCACCGCGATAGTATGGCCTATGAAGAGCGCGCCAACTTCGGCAACATCCTGCGATTACGCGAAGATGCACGCGAAGCTTGGGGTTGGATGTGGATTGACCGATTGGGGCAGGATCTCTCGTACGGTGTACGAATGCTACGGAAGTTTCCGGGCTTCACGCTTTCAGCTGTTTGCGTCCTGGCGCTGGGCATGGGCGTCAACATCGGTGCATTTCACCTGCTCAATGCAGTGTACCTGAAGCCACTTCCAGTTCGTGACCCGGACACGATCTACCGCTTGGTACGGTACAGCCCGCGCGCCATGTCAACCGCGATCCCCTATCCCGACTTCGAATTCTATAGGCAGCACAGCGGAGTGTTTTCGGCCCTGATGGCGCGGGTCGATCAGGAAATGACTTTCGGGCAAGAGGGAACGGAGCGGGTCCGAGCTCAATTTGTCAGCGCCAACTACTTTCATGAACTCGGCGCCCGAGCGGTTCGCGGTCTGCTTTTCGATCCGTACATTGACGACAATCGCGGCGCAGATCCGCGTGTTGTACTGAGCTACACTTTCTGGACAAGGCGCTTCAGCAGCGATCCTGCGGTCATTGGCACCACGATCACAATAAACAACCAGAAGGTAGTTGTCGCGGGAGTATTACCCGAGGACTTCGTCGGGCTCTCCCCGGCACTCCCTGCTGACGGTTGGCTGCCGATTGTTCAGCATCCTCGCTTCGTGTCAGACAGCCGCCTCCTGGATGATAGCAAGTCCAGTGCGATTTTAATGTATGGGCGTTTGAAACCTGACACGACACCGGTGGCGGCAGAGCAGGCTTTGAATTCTCTCGCTTCGCTGCGCGGTGCCCAAGATACTACCAAGGTTTGGGCAGGAGAATGGCTTAAAGCCGTGCCGGGCGCCAGGGCGAATATCCCTGAAAGAGCCATTCCGATGATTGCCATGGCGACCTTCCTCGTGCTCCTCGTGCTGTTGGTGGCTTGCGGCAACCTGGGGACGCTGCTCATCGCTCGAGGCCTTTGCCGGCAGCGCGAAATTGCCATCCGGATGGCGATCGGAGCCGATCGGAAGCGCATTGTGCGCCAAATGTTAACAGAAAGTCTGCTACTAGCGTCACTTGGTGCCGCAGCAGGTTCATTACTTGGCTATGCAGGGGCGCGGGTGTTCACGGTTGTTTCCGGGTCTCAACCAATCAGGCTATCGCTGGACTGGCGGGTAATACTGTTTACAGCGTCGCTGGCATTGCTCTCCCTGCTGATATTCGGGCTAACTCCGGCATTGGGAATATCATGCTCGGCGGTGCGGGCTTCGCGAGCTCGTGTGGGGCTGCTGGGTGTGCAGATTGCAGGCAGTTGCATCCTGGTGATCCTCGCAAGCCTGCTGGCAAAGAGTGCCGCGCGCATAACCTTCCAAGATCCGGGAATCGATTACACGCGTCTGATGATTGTCAATCCGCATTTCCGAACCCATAGTTACAGCGCCGCACGCGCGCAAGCATATATTGAGGACATGAAAATCCGCTTGCGGGGTATCCCGGGAGTCGTGGCGGTTTCCGCAGCAATTGCAGTTCCTTTCGGGCAGACAAGGACAACAGTCAGGCTGCCAGAGAACGGGAGTGTAGTGCATATTGTCGAAGCAGATCCCGACTACTTCAGAACCATGGGCATACGCATTTTGCGAGGCCGCGGCTTCGAAGCGGGTGATCGAAATGTCGTCATCGTAAGCGAGGCTATGGCGCGTGCGGTTTGGCCTGGGCAAGACGCACTGGGCAGAATCTACGCAGGTAAGCAAACCGTTGTCGGCATTGCGGAAAGCACGCGTGCGTGGCGGTTGTTGGGCGAGGAAGGCGTCGAACTCTACCAGCCACTTACCGAAGGAGAGGCCAATGCAGCAACCCTGGTCGTACGATATGACGGCGAAAATGACCGGCTCCCTGCCTTGTTGAATGCCGCTGCAAACTCCGTCGACGCCAAGGTCGTTCTGGAGCTCAGTACGATGACTGCCGCCTTTCAGAAGGTCACTCAGGCCACGGTTGTCATCGCGCTTGCTCTCAGTGCGCTCGGAACGCTTGCCTTGGTCCTGGCTGCGGTGGGTGTATTCGGCCTGGCAATGTACACGGTCTCCCAACGTTCACGAGAGATCGGCATTCGCAGGGTGCTCGGTGCGGATTCCGGCCAGATCCTGCGGATTGCTCTGGCGTCAATGACGTGGCCCATTCTGGCAGGGGGCACAGCTGGACTTGTCGCTGCAATCGCACTCTCTGGTGCCCTTCGTGCTCTTCTGTTTGGCATGAGCAATCTCGATCCGATCAGCTATGCAGCAGGCTTCGGCATCCTCTTTTTTGTTGCCCTTCTGGCTGCGGTCGTGCCGGCGAGACGTGCCCTGCGTGTAGATCCGGCGGAAGTTTTGCGCTACGAGTAA
- a CDS encoding PadR family transcriptional regulator, producing the protein MPKIDMPQGALTMLVLRVLKSEPLHGYAIAQRIHSLSGDVLKVEEGSLYPALEGMLRKGYVKAAWGISDTNRRVRFYRLTPAGHRQLDSKLSEYEQTTNAIQTILRTA; encoded by the coding sequence ATGCCTAAGATAGACATGCCACAAGGTGCACTCACAATGCTAGTTTTGCGAGTGCTCAAATCAGAACCGCTCCATGGCTACGCCATTGCCCAGCGGATTCACAGTCTCTCTGGCGATGTTTTGAAAGTCGAAGAAGGCTCCCTTTATCCGGCTCTCGAGGGCATGTTGAGGAAGGGCTATGTCAAGGCGGCATGGGGAATCTCGGACACAAACCGCCGCGTTCGGTTTTATCGACTGACCCCGGCTGGGCACAGGCAATTGGATAGCAAGCTCTCCGAGTACGAGCAGACCACGAATGCCATCCAAACTATTCTCAGAACTGCTTGA